In Methanofastidiosum sp., the following are encoded in one genomic region:
- a CDS encoding 50S ribosomal protein L40e, with product MKNELAEKRLFHVKICMKCNARNPWKAESCRKCGYAGLRGKAKESRV from the coding sequence ATGAAGAACGAGTTAGCAGAAAAGAGACTTTTTCATGTAAAAATTTGCATGAAATGTAACGCGAGAAATCCATGGAAAGCTGAAAGCTGCAGAAAGTGTGGATACGCAGGATTGAGAGGAAAAGCAAAAGAATCAAGAGTATAA
- a CDS encoding DMT family transporter: MKLKTFLELLALVLIWSGSWIAIKWGLTEIPPYSLAFFRFLIACPVIVAITYHLEGKKSLRINKNEIITFSILGLLGVTLVQGIQVYALKFTSAINSSILINFNVPFIAIFAMIFLGEAIHKKTAFGIFVSFIGAAIIVVNGSLSGFQKINIGDILIVLTGIFWAAYSVAGKKTMEQRTPLSMTSFSFLFGTIFLFPMALFESRFSFIGGVTMLGVGSVLYLSLLCSVYAYICWNRSMKCEKASNVAMFLYFVPVVTAIMAWFLLGEVITIFTVLGGILVIFGVYLAER; the protein is encoded by the coding sequence ATGAAATTAAAAACATTCCTTGAGTTACTAGCTCTAGTCCTGATTTGGTCGGGATCGTGGATTGCAATAAAGTGGGGATTGACAGAAATCCCCCCATACTCTCTTGCATTCTTTAGATTTCTTATTGCGTGCCCTGTAATTGTTGCTATTACATATCACCTTGAGGGTAAGAAGAGTCTTAGAATTAATAAAAATGAAATTATTACTTTTTCAATTCTTGGACTTCTTGGTGTTACCCTAGTCCAGGGAATTCAAGTATACGCATTAAAATTTACATCTGCGATAAACTCATCAATCCTGATAAATTTCAATGTCCCTTTCATAGCTATCTTTGCAATGATTTTTCTTGGCGAAGCCATTCACAAAAAAACAGCTTTTGGAATATTTGTTTCATTTATTGGTGCAGCCATAATTGTAGTCAATGGTTCACTCTCAGGATTTCAGAAGATCAATATTGGAGACATTCTAATAGTATTAACTGGCATATTCTGGGCAGCTTATTCTGTTGCCGGAAAAAAAACGATGGAGCAAAGAACTCCTTTATCTATGACCTCTTTTTCATTCCTATTTGGGACCATATTTTTGTTTCCAATGGCACTGTTTGAATCTAGATTTTCGTTCATTGGTGGGGTCACAATGTTGGGCGTAGGCTCTGTTTTATACCTCTCTCTTTTATGCTCAGTATACGCATACATATGCTGGAACAGATCAATGAAATGTGAAAAAGCCTCCAATGTTGCAATGTTTTTGTACTTTGTTCCTGTTGTTACTGCAATAATGGCTTGGTTTCTCCTTGGAGAGGTAATTACAATATTCACAGTGCTTGGCGGTATACTCGTTATCTTTGGGGTATATCTTGCAGAAAGATAA
- a CDS encoding ribonuclease III family protein translates to MEEISEDSNLSAFGDAVVNFLYSAAKSRVQGRYTGKKVSNIALSDALAKSKIKSPRRSDKKMRGDFVEALIGKGYIEKVFSIDEAVDILSEKLGGRDLNDPDEERKAIAEAFSYFIDHYF, encoded by the coding sequence ATGGAAGAAATCTCCGAAGATTCAAATCTTTCGGCCTTTGGTGATGCTGTCGTGAACTTTCTATATTCCGCTGCAAAATCAAGAGTCCAGGGTAGATACACGGGCAAGAAGGTTTCAAATATTGCCTTATCTGATGCTTTGGCAAAATCAAAAATAAAATCCCCAAGACGAAGTGACAAGAAGATGAGAGGGGATTTCGTCGAGGCCTTAATTGGCAAAGGGTATATTGAAAAAGTATTTAGTATCGATGAGGCCGTAGATATTCTTTCTGAAAAACTTGGTGGGAGAGATTTGAACGATCCTGATGAGGAAAGAAAGGCTATAGCAGAGGCGTTCTCATATTTTATTGACCACTACTTCTAG
- a CDS encoding methylmalonyl-CoA mutase family protein: MFDIVVLASLKEKIDFWKKEKYSKTITKFPERRKEFFTSSDIPVDVQYTPLDIVDFDYTKDLGNAGEYPYTRGVQPNMFRGKLWTMRQYAGFGSAEETNRRYKFLLSEGQTGLSVAFDLPTQIGYDSDNQMSFGEVGKVGVAIDSLEDMEALFEGIPLDKVSTSMTINSTAAILLAMYIAVGEKQGVAPEKLRGTIQNDILKEYVARGTYIFPPKESMRIITDIFEYCTKNLPEWNTISISGYHIREAGATAAQEVAFTLADGVAYVEAAIKAGLQVDEFGKRLSFFFNAHNNFIEEIAKFRAARRTWAKIMKERFGSKDPKAMMLRFHTQTGGSTLTAQQPENNIIRVTMQALAAVLGGTQSLHTNSMDEALALPSEKAVTVALRTQQVIAHESGVADTVDPFAGSYYVEYLTNMIETEVTKYFDKIDSLGGMVKAIEGGYVQKEIQDSAYKYQKAIEKNDVIVVGLNKFTMEEKLPEELLKLNPEVEKIQIEKLKKLKAKRDNTKVKDILEKIEDAARNDKNLMPLILEAVKSYATLGEISDSLRKVFGEYKSSVIL, from the coding sequence ATGTTTGATATCGTTGTTTTGGCTAGTCTTAAAGAAAAAATTGATTTCTGGAAAAAAGAGAAGTATTCAAAGACAATAACGAAATTTCCAGAGAGGAGAAAAGAATTTTTCACTTCGTCTGACATCCCAGTTGATGTCCAATATACTCCTCTTGATATTGTTGATTTTGATTATACAAAAGACCTTGGCAATGCCGGAGAATATCCTTATACTAGAGGGGTACAACCAAATATGTTCAGGGGAAAGCTCTGGACAATGAGACAATACGCTGGATTTGGCTCTGCTGAGGAAACAAACAGGCGGTACAAGTTTCTATTATCTGAAGGCCAGACCGGACTTTCAGTTGCATTCGACCTTCCCACTCAGATAGGATACGACTCGGATAATCAAATGAGCTTTGGCGAAGTTGGAAAGGTTGGAGTTGCTATAGATTCACTAGAGGATATGGAGGCCCTTTTTGAGGGAATACCCTTGGACAAAGTTTCTACTTCCATGACTATTAACTCAACAGCAGCAATTCTCCTTGCAATGTATATCGCCGTAGGAGAAAAACAAGGTGTTGCACCTGAAAAATTAAGAGGCACAATACAAAACGATATCCTAAAGGAATATGTCGCAAGAGGAACTTATATATTTCCTCCAAAAGAATCAATGAGGATAATTACAGATATTTTTGAGTACTGCACTAAGAATCTTCCTGAGTGGAATACCATCAGCATAAGCGGATACCACATCAGGGAAGCCGGAGCAACTGCAGCTCAAGAAGTTGCGTTCACACTTGCAGACGGTGTTGCCTACGTTGAGGCGGCCATAAAAGCAGGTTTACAGGTAGATGAATTTGGAAAAAGGCTATCTTTCTTTTTTAATGCGCATAACAATTTCATAGAGGAGATAGCAAAATTCAGAGCCGCAAGAAGAACATGGGCGAAAATAATGAAAGAAAGATTCGGCTCTAAAGACCCAAAAGCTATGATGTTGAGATTCCACACTCAGACTGGTGGAAGCACCCTCACAGCACAGCAACCTGAGAATAATATTATACGGGTAACGATGCAGGCATTGGCAGCTGTTCTTGGAGGAACACAATCACTGCATACAAATTCAATGGATGAGGCGCTTGCACTTCCTTCAGAGAAAGCCGTTACAGTAGCCCTTAGAACTCAACAGGTAATAGCACATGAAAGTGGTGTTGCAGACACAGTTGATCCATTTGCAGGTTCATACTATGTCGAATATTTGACAAATATGATTGAAACTGAAGTAACTAAGTATTTTGACAAGATCGACTCACTTGGTGGAATGGTTAAAGCCATCGAAGGGGGCTATGTACAAAAGGAGATTCAGGACAGCGCTTACAAGTATCAAAAAGCCATTGAAAAAAATGATGTAATAGTTGTGGGCTTGAACAAATTTACCATGGAAGAAAAACTGCCCGAAGAACTTCTTAAATTAAATCCCGAAGTAGAAAAAATTCAGATTGAAAAACTAAAAAAATTAAAGGCAAAAAGAGACAATACCAAGGTCAAAGATATTTTAGAGAAAATCGAGGATGCTGCAAGAAACGACAAAAATCTCATGCCATTAATACTTGAGGCAGTAAAATCTTATGCGACACTTGGGGAGATAAGCGACAGCCTAAGAAAAGTATTTGGAGAATACAAATCATCTGTTATATTATAA
- a CDS encoding chorismate mutase, whose translation MESSLETLREEINRIDEEIIGLLSRRMEVAKKIAALKKDKGIPIEDRDREKTLFLKLEKEARRNNINEKFVSEVFGVIVSHSKLIQNKILEEQK comes from the coding sequence ATGGAGAGTTCTTTAGAGACTCTTAGAGAAGAAATTAACAGGATCGATGAGGAGATTATAGGTCTGCTTTCAAGAAGAATGGAAGTAGCAAAGAAGATAGCTGCCCTAAAAAAGGATAAGGGCATTCCGATAGAGGATAGAGATAGAGAGAAAACACTTTTTCTTAAACTTGAAAAAGAGGCTAGACGAAATAATATTAATGAGAAGTTTGTTTCGGAAGTCTTTGGGGTAATTGTTTCCCATTCAAAACTTATCCAAAATAAGATATTGGAGGAACAAAAATGA
- a CDS encoding peptidylprolyl isomerase: MVKEVHAAHILVKSEELAKEVLEKIKRGDNFSELAKKFSQCPSGKKGGDLGFFSRQKMVKEFEKAAFEGNVGSVVGPVKTQFGWHLIKILEKK, from the coding sequence ATGGTAAAAGAAGTCCATGCTGCACATATTCTAGTTAAATCAGAAGAACTTGCAAAAGAAGTTCTTGAAAAAATAAAGAGAGGAGACAACTTCTCTGAACTAGCAAAAAAATTTTCCCAATGCCCTTCGGGTAAAAAGGGGGGAGATCTGGGATTTTTCTCGAGACAGAAGATGGTAAAGGAATTTGAAAAGGCAGCTTTTGAAGGGAATGTGGGGTCTGTAGTTGGGCCTGTTAAAACACAGTTTGGCTGGCATCTAATAAAAATACTTGAAAAAAAGTAA
- a CDS encoding PHP-associated domain-containing protein: MDYSDSRSGMCKVDTHIHTKYSGNSKKIPVIPDCISRPEKILKYADKRGIDFLAITDHDTIRGGIETEKLAPSRIIVGEEISTSDGELLGLFLNETIPPNLTAEESIDSVRDQGGLAIVPHPYSVICPCFKDLIHKLNIDGIEVFNAFHRDGIINRKASEENKKIKNASIAGSDAHTERMVGNAYTLFEGNTIEDFYKAVKKKKTIPQGHVASMKQTMLWSWNTGYYIMKRSMRNIVKGNEVKKNTGLFIGSGVSVIPVVPIMMAYVLNRYHDKKVKKSYPWESFMFSYMGYKKKIL, encoded by the coding sequence ATGGATTATTCTGATTCAAGGTCGGGTATGTGTAAAGTTGATACCCATATCCACACAAAATATTCTGGAAATTCTAAAAAAATCCCCGTTATTCCTGACTGTATTTCTAGGCCTGAAAAGATTCTAAAATATGCAGATAAAAGAGGAATAGATTTCTTAGCTATAACTGATCACGATACCATAAGGGGTGGAATTGAAACAGAAAAACTTGCACCTTCCAGAATAATAGTCGGAGAAGAAATATCAACATCAGATGGTGAGTTACTTGGACTTTTCTTGAATGAGACTATCCCTCCAAATTTAACCGCCGAAGAATCCATAGATAGTGTAAGGGATCAAGGTGGCCTTGCTATTGTACCTCACCCATATAGCGTAATATGCCCATGCTTTAAGGACCTTATACATAAATTGAATATCGACGGAATTGAGGTCTTCAATGCATTTCACAGAGATGGAATAATAAATAGAAAAGCATCAGAAGAAAACAAGAAAATAAAAAATGCCTCAATCGCTGGAAGTGACGCACACACCGAAAGAATGGTTGGAAATGCATACACGCTATTTGAAGGCAACACTATAGAAGATTTCTATAAGGCTGTAAAAAAGAAAAAGACGATCCCTCAGGGGCATGTAGCCTCAATGAAGCAAACTATGTTGTGGAGCTGGAATACTGGGTATTATATCATGAAAAGGTCAATGAGGAATATCGTGAAAGGAAATGAGGTCAAAAAGAATACGGGACTATTTATCGGTTCTGGAGTTTCTGTAATCCCTGTAGTCCCTATAATGATGGCATATGTTTTAAACCGTTACCATGATAAAAAGGTAAAAAAGAGTTATCCTTGGGAATCCTTTATGTTCTCTTACATGGGCTATAAAAAAAAGATATTATAA
- the aroF gene encoding 3-deoxy-7-phosphoheptulonate synthase: protein MIIVMKMGAEESQVQETIKKIKDLGFNTHLSQGENRTIIGVIGDVSSIDESDVERLRATPYIEEVVRVSKPYKLVSRAFNKENTVIKINGTEIGGKKIVVMAGPCTVESEDQIINIAREVKSSGATILRGGAFKPRTAPKDFQGLGEKGLKFLLEAKEETGLPICTEVMDTRDVNLVAEYADILQVGTRNMQNYALLKELGKCDKPVLLKRGMWATLKEFLSAAEYILAGGNEKVMLCERGIRTFSDFTRNTLDLSIVPVLKAESHLPVIVDPSHGTGRRDIVKPMALAAIACGADGVTVEAHTDPEKAISDADQTISTADLHALMGEIKYISRMFGREI from the coding sequence ATGATAATAGTAATGAAGATGGGCGCAGAAGAAAGCCAAGTTCAAGAGACCATCAAAAAAATAAAAGATCTTGGTTTCAATACTCACCTATCACAGGGAGAGAATAGAACTATAATTGGTGTAATCGGAGATGTGTCTTCGATAGATGAAAGCGATGTTGAAAGATTAAGGGCGACACCTTACATAGAGGAAGTTGTAAGGGTGTCAAAGCCTTACAAATTAGTCTCTAGAGCATTTAACAAAGAGAATACTGTCATTAAGATAAACGGCACCGAGATAGGCGGTAAAAAGATTGTCGTAATGGCAGGGCCATGCACTGTAGAAAGCGAGGATCAGATTATTAATATCGCAAGAGAGGTAAAAAGCTCAGGGGCTACTATCCTAAGAGGTGGTGCATTCAAGCCACGTACAGCGCCTAAAGACTTCCAAGGTCTTGGAGAAAAAGGCCTGAAATTTTTATTAGAAGCAAAAGAAGAAACTGGGCTTCCAATATGTACTGAAGTAATGGACACAAGGGATGTAAATCTTGTAGCCGAATATGCAGATATACTACAAGTTGGAACTAGAAATATGCAGAACTACGCTTTATTAAAAGAGCTCGGAAAATGTGACAAGCCTGTTCTTCTAAAGAGAGGAATGTGGGCCACACTAAAAGAATTTCTTTCAGCTGCAGAATACATTCTTGCAGGCGGAAATGAGAAGGTCATGTTGTGCGAAAGAGGCATCAGGACATTTTCAGATTTCACAAGAAATACATTGGATCTAAGCATAGTTCCAGTATTGAAGGCTGAAAGCCATTTGCCTGTAATAGTTGACCCAAGTCACGGCACGGGGAGAAGAGATATTGTAAAACCCATGGCACTTGCTGCAATTGCATGCGGCGCGGACGGTGTCACCGTTGAAGCACACACCGATCCAGAGAAAGCTATAAGTGATGCAGATCAGACAATAAGCACTGCTGACCTTCATGCATTGATGGGCGAAATAAAATATATATCTAGAATGTTTGGACGGGAAATATAG
- the aroF gene encoding 3-deoxy-7-phosphoheptulonate synthase, translating to MIVIMKAKAEEEDVNRVIATIQSLGLRTQLNLGAERMVVAVIGDISKIGEDNFFRIRAMKGVENTVFVSKPYKLVSKDFKKEQTIIDVGGVKIGGKKIVVFAGPCSVENREQIMEVAEKIKKAGASMIRGGAFKPRTSPKDFQGLGEEGLKLLYEAKEETGLPIVTEIMDARDVSLLSDYADVLQVGTRNMQNYTLLKELGKCDKPVLLKRGMWATMAEFLGAAEYIMNGGNENVILCERGIRTFSDYSRNTLDLSIIPAIKDESHLPIISDPSHGTGRRSLVLPMAKASVACGADGLLIETHPDPDRAISDADQTISLSAFSKLMEDLKQIAKAVGREI from the coding sequence ATGATTGTTATAATGAAAGCAAAGGCCGAGGAGGAGGATGTTAATAGAGTTATAGCTACAATCCAGTCGCTTGGCCTTAGAACGCAGTTGAATTTAGGTGCGGAAAGAATGGTAGTTGCCGTAATAGGCGACATTAGTAAGATTGGAGAAGACAACTTCTTCCGGATCAGGGCAATGAAAGGTGTAGAAAACACAGTATTTGTTTCAAAGCCTTACAAATTAGTTTCAAAAGACTTCAAAAAAGAGCAGACAATAATAGATGTAGGTGGAGTAAAGATAGGCGGAAAGAAAATCGTTGTATTTGCAGGACCATGTTCAGTTGAGAACAGAGAACAGATAATGGAAGTCGCTGAGAAGATAAAGAAAGCAGGTGCAAGCATGATAAGGGGCGGAGCATTCAAACCACGTACATCTCCCAAAGATTTCCAGGGGCTTGGAGAAGAAGGATTAAAATTATTGTACGAAGCAAAAGAAGAAACTGGGCTTCCAATTGTAACTGAAATTATGGATGCTAGAGATGTAAGTCTTTTGTCTGACTATGCTGACGTTCTCCAGGTAGGAACTAGAAACATGCAGAATTACACATTATTAAAAGAGCTCGGAAAATGTGACAAGCCTGTTCTTCTAAAAAGGGGAATGTGGGCAACAATGGCAGAATTTCTTGGGGCCGCAGAGTACATAATGAACGGGGGAAATGAAAACGTTATATTGTGTGAGCGAGGTATCAGGACTTTCTCTGATTACTCTAGAAATACTCTTGATCTTAGTATCATTCCAGCCATAAAAGATGAGAGCCATCTACCTATAATATCGGATCCAAGTCATGGTACTGGTAGGAGGAGTTTAGTCTTGCCCATGGCTAAAGCATCAGTTGCCTGTGGTGCAGATGGATTATTGATAGAAACACATCCTGACCCAGATAGGGCAATTAGTGATGCGGATCAAACTATTTCCTTGAGTGCTTTTTCAAAACTCATGGAGGATTTAAAACAGATAGCAAAAGCAGTTGGGAGGGAAATATAA
- a CDS encoding DUF99 family protein yields MNTNFYSKMMRIKKEIRILGIDDSNFTRDDTEVLVVGALVRGGFWIDGVLSTYVKRDGLDATEKITKMILNARYKDLRAIMLKGITIAGFNLVDIEKLNQDTSLPVVVVMRKMPDISSIEKALSNLNHKTKRLEIIKKAGQIYEGKVQEKSDIFFQFKGIEEDNARELIRISSMHSNIPEPLRVSHIIATGVVKGESTKKP; encoded by the coding sequence ATTAATACTAACTTCTATTCTAAGATGATGCGGATAAAGAAGGAGATAAGGATCCTTGGAATCGATGACTCAAATTTTACAAGAGATGATACTGAGGTTTTAGTCGTTGGTGCTTTAGTTAGAGGCGGATTTTGGATCGATGGCGTTCTCAGCACCTATGTTAAAAGAGACGGTCTTGACGCAACAGAAAAAATTACTAAGATGATTCTTAACGCACGTTACAAGGACTTAAGGGCGATTATGCTCAAAGGGATTACAATAGCTGGCTTCAATCTTGTGGACATTGAAAAGCTAAATCAAGATACAAGCCTGCCCGTTGTAGTTGTTATGAGAAAAATGCCGGACATTAGCTCCATAGAAAAAGCTCTTTCAAATCTAAATCATAAAACAAAACGATTAGAGATTATAAAAAAGGCCGGACAAATTTACGAGGGAAAAGTTCAAGAAAAATCGGATATTTTTTTTCAGTTTAAAGGGATTGAGGAAGACAATGCAAGAGAATTGATCAGGATTTCATCAATGCACTCTAACATTCCAGAGCCCCTAAGAGTATCCCATATTATAGCAACAGGAGTTGTTAAAGGTGAGTCAACAAAGAAACCCTAA
- a CDS encoding HAD-IB family phosphatase translates to MVSAIFFDLDGVLIESHSSWERLHEYFGANEEKRKENMRRYFSKEIDYGQWIREDVSLWKKDGRLPHKSEVEKALKNYVFIDGARECVRILKENELKLFIISAGIDLLAQNAGSVLGIYDIWANGFQYDEKGYLTGRDVWRVDLLRKDIIINKIMEKNDFKKEDIMSIGDSKYDIPMFCLSGLSIAFDPKDEEVKNEADITICERNLLRILEYIEL, encoded by the coding sequence ATGGTCAGTGCTATATTCTTTGATTTAGACGGGGTACTCATAGAATCCCATTCCTCGTGGGAAAGGCTCCATGAATATTTCGGTGCAAATGAGGAAAAGAGGAAAGAAAACATGCGCCGGTATTTCTCAAAAGAAATAGACTATGGCCAATGGATAAGAGAAGACGTTTCTTTGTGGAAAAAGGATGGGAGGCTCCCTCACAAAAGTGAAGTTGAGAAAGCCCTCAAGAATTATGTTTTTATCGATGGGGCTAGAGAATGCGTTCGAATCTTAAAGGAAAATGAATTAAAACTTTTTATTATTTCTGCGGGCATTGATTTGTTAGCCCAAAATGCAGGAAGTGTATTAGGCATATATGATATTTGGGCTAATGGATTTCAGTATGATGAAAAAGGATATCTTACAGGAAGGGATGTCTGGAGAGTTGATCTGTTAAGGAAGGATATCATCATAAATAAGATTATGGAAAAAAATGACTTTAAAAAAGAAGATATAATGTCAATAGGAGATTCAAAATACGACATCCCTATGTTTTGCTTATCAGGCCTCTCTATCGCATTTGATCCAAAAGATGAAGAGGTTAAAAATGAAGCAGATATTACTATCTGTGAAAGAAACCTTTTAAGGATTTTAGAGTATATTGAATTATGA
- a CDS encoding DUF531 family protein — protein sequence MSQQRNPKGKVTICIVNTYDKLKWHDIHSRNIARAAPLCHYTGFDLCLFDFPFKEDYKEFLLKEVKENTTIGDGGKYIEELIKHGKLVATDDPNKLKGVFISTTSKPEKSCDLSTIAKNIRDGDDFVLFIGLGRRGLPREIRKMTTYHLDITGEGISLETCTAIGFIIGRIYEKINL from the coding sequence GTGAGTCAACAAAGAAACCCTAAAGGAAAAGTTACAATCTGTATTGTAAACACCTATGACAAATTGAAATGGCACGATATACATTCAAGGAATATTGCAAGAGCAGCCCCCCTGTGCCATTATACTGGATTTGACCTGTGCCTTTTTGATTTTCCGTTCAAAGAAGATTACAAAGAATTTCTTTTGAAGGAAGTAAAAGAAAACACCACCATAGGAGACGGTGGTAAGTATATCGAAGAGCTTATCAAACATGGCAAACTAGTAGCTACCGATGACCCTAACAAGCTAAAAGGTGTTTTCATATCTACTACTTCAAAGCCAGAAAAAAGTTGTGATCTGAGTACCATAGCAAAGAATATTCGAGACGGCGATGATTTTGTTTTATTTATTGGGCTTGGTAGGCGAGGCCTTCCTAGGGAGATTAGGAAGATGACAACGTATCATCTTGATATAACTGGTGAAGGTATCTCTCTTGAAACATGCACTGCAATTGGATTTATTATCGGGAGGATTTACGAAAAGATAAATTTATAA
- a CDS encoding HAD family hydrolase → MEIEAIVFDVDGVLLDSFESWFTSFNQTLVEFEKNPVDRQTYREIFWGPSVEEDLKRYGLGKDAVEAALRNQRNNVHLMKLYEKVHETLDALGKFKLGVATNTPKKNLDKTFSYFDLHKYFEVVMCLDDVERPKPHPDMLLKASEILKVPITKMVFIGDTKSDMAAAKGAGCHFIGIKIGDKKVDGIKDLLPILYS, encoded by the coding sequence ATGGAAATAGAAGCTATTGTTTTCGATGTCGATGGTGTTTTGCTTGACTCTTTTGAAAGTTGGTTTACCTCTTTTAATCAAACTTTAGTCGAGTTTGAGAAAAATCCTGTTGATAGACAGACTTACAGAGAGATATTCTGGGGCCCTTCAGTTGAAGAGGACTTGAAAAGATACGGCCTTGGCAAAGATGCGGTCGAGGCAGCACTGAGAAATCAAAGGAATAATGTACATTTGATGAAACTATATGAAAAGGTCCATGAGACTCTAGACGCTTTAGGAAAATTTAAGCTTGGCGTTGCAACAAACACCCCAAAGAAGAATCTTGACAAAACATTTAGTTATTTTGATCTTCATAAGTATTTTGAAGTTGTAATGTGCCTTGATGATGTCGAACGGCCAAAACCGCACCCAGACATGCTTCTAAAAGCATCAGAAATACTAAAAGTGCCAATTACAAAGATGGTGTTTATAGGAGATACCAAATCTGATATGGCTGCAGCTAAAGGTGCTGGATGTCATTTTATAGGAATAAAAATAGGAGATAAAAAAGTTGATGGAATAAAAGATTTACTACCTATTTTATACTCTTGA
- a CDS encoding DUF367 family protein, with protein sequence MKLIVYNLGQDDPKKCTAHRLLKFGEVTFVKNLKSLPNNCILLNPFSREVLSPEDVKFSKNGIVALDCSWVEAERSFDKIKSRVQGRILPFLVPSNPVNYGKPGKLSTAEAFSGALYILREKEQAIKVLSTFNWGQEFFKINKELLEGYSKSKDAEEVLDFQEKYLKGIKDRKSSIGEM encoded by the coding sequence GTGAAGCTCATCGTCTATAATCTAGGCCAGGATGATCCCAAGAAATGTACTGCCCACAGGCTACTAAAATTTGGCGAAGTTACATTTGTAAAAAACTTAAAGAGTTTACCGAATAATTGTATTCTCTTAAATCCCTTCTCAAGAGAAGTGCTGTCCCCAGAAGATGTTAAATTCTCAAAGAATGGCATCGTAGCACTTGACTGTTCTTGGGTGGAAGCGGAGAGAAGCTTTGATAAGATCAAATCAAGGGTACAAGGGAGGATTCTGCCATTCTTAGTTCCTTCAAATCCAGTAAACTATGGTAAACCGGGAAAACTATCTACAGCTGAAGCGTTTTCAGGGGCATTATATATATTGAGGGAGAAGGAGCAGGCTATAAAGGTCCTATCGACCTTCAATTGGGGACAAGAGTTTTTTAAAATTAATAAGGAATTACTAGAAGGCTATTCAAAATCTAAGGATGCAGAAGAAGTTTTAGATTTCCAAGAGAAATATTTAAAAGGGATTAAGGACAGAAAAAGTTCTATAGGGGAGATGTAA
- a CDS encoding zinc metalloprotease HtpX — protein sequence MKMYMLIGLMFVILYGFLLFVGAAVGYSGQSFINYSVILALGMMFVQYMIGPKMVESSMKVKYITEGDNPKLYRMVEEQARKAGLKKTPRVGVCPTPMPNAFAFGRSKGDARVCVTEGITNLLSEDELKAVIGHEISHVKHSDMAIITLLSAVPMIAYYMYMSSMYSGRMGTSNDRNSGGTAMIGIIALVVYFITNLLVMYGSRIREYYADKGSAEIGNEPHQLASALYKLTYGTAKTPKREVQRLEGIKAFFLNDPTRAMGDFNELTEVDRDMSGTIDRNELASVRQGGIRVGTSASIMELMSTHPNMLKRIKHLSELDK from the coding sequence ATGAAAATGTATATGTTAATTGGATTAATGTTTGTGATACTATATGGATTTTTACTTTTTGTAGGGGCTGCTGTTGGTTATTCAGGCCAGAGTTTTATTAATTACTCAGTTATTTTGGCACTGGGAATGATGTTTGTACAGTATATGATTGGGCCAAAGATGGTCGAATCATCAATGAAGGTCAAATACATTACTGAAGGGGATAATCCAAAGCTTTACAGAATGGTTGAAGAACAGGCTAGAAAAGCAGGCCTGAAGAAAACACCTCGTGTTGGTGTATGTCCAACTCCAATGCCAAACGCATTTGCTTTTGGAAGATCAAAAGGCGATGCAAGGGTATGCGTTACAGAAGGTATTACAAATTTACTTTCAGAGGATGAACTTAAAGCTGTGATAGGGCACGAGATTTCTCATGTGAAACATAGTGACATGGCAATTATTACTTTACTTAGTGCTGTTCCAATGATAGCCTATTACATGTATATGTCTTCGATGTACAGTGGGAGAATGGGTACAAGTAATGACAGGAATTCCGGAGGAACAGCTATGATTGGGATAATAGCATTAGTTGTATACTTTATTACAAATCTATTAGTGATGTATGGATCAAGAATAAGGGAATACTATGCAGACAAAGGAAGCGCGGAAATAGGAAATGAACCTCATCAATTAGCATCGGCACTTTACAAACTTACATATGGCACCGCAAAGACACCAAAACGAGAAGTGCAGAGATTAGAAGGAATCAAAGCTTTCTTCTTAAATGATCCAACTAGGGCGATGGGCGATTTTAATGAGCTTACTGAAGTAGATAGAGATATGAGCGGTACTATTGACAGAAATGAACTTGCATCCGTAAGACAAGGAGGGATTAGAGTTGGCACATCTGCCAGCATAATGGAGCTCATGAGCACACATCCCAACATGCTTAAACGAATAAAACATCTCTCCGAGCTAGATAAGTAG